The Eublepharis macularius isolate TG4126 chromosome 12, MPM_Emac_v1.0, whole genome shotgun sequence genomic sequence AATTGTCACCTCCGAATTTTGGATTGTGAGTCTGACAACCTGACCCAATCCAATGCATCAATGCCACGTTATGTTCTTGGTTTCTCTCAGTTAAAGAGTAACCCGGAAGTGATGCGCGTGGTGCCGCCAATATGCTGGAAGctaaccagggcctttttttgtTCCAGGGTGGCTGAGGGACATCACAGGAAACTACACGGTCTCCTTGGTCACTGCTGGAGCCTTCCTCTTGGCCAGCAGCTTGATCCTGGCTACGCTGCCAAACTATTTCTCCTGCTCCAGGCCATCGGAAGCCGAGGAGGAGGCGGCGATCAGTTCTCAGGACCGTGATGCCGTGGAGTTATGGAAGTTATCCCAACAAGACGAAGAACTCTCGCAGCCTGAGGCAAAGGCCGATCAGGCCGCCCTGGGAGACGGGACTCAATAGCCTCCTGCCTTGCGTTGCTCCAGTGTGGCTTCAGCGGCGTTCATGGAAGACAGCAAAGTCTTCGTCCCAGTTTCCGGAAAGCGATTGGTTGTTTGTGTGTGCTTGTCAGAAAGAACCAGGTGAGGGTGTTGCAAGTCAGGAAGTGGGAAGTATCTAAAACTGAAGAGGGCCTCTGGTCTTCTTGGCTGTGCTCTGCGGGATAAACAATCGCTAACCCACATGTTGCTctctatggtgctactggactccagccTTGCTCCAGCCCACAAAGGTGGTCAGTcatttttggaggtttttttccACTCTGACAGCAACCAACCTGGTCCAACACTGGAGTCATCTTGAGTGTAATGGAAGAGGAGCTTGGTTTAGGCTGGCAGGTGCCTGATCATTCCCTTCCTATTTTGTGTGACACTTCCTTTTGCCTCATAAATATTATTGGTGAAGAAATGTACTGTATGCTAAAGGTCTCCTCAATTTCACTTCTAAGGGAGAAAAAGATGTTTgatggaggggcattgctgagcAGGGAAAGGTTACCCATCCGTTCTTAAAAGAAGCCTAAATGTGCATATAGCTGGATAATTGCTTGATCTCCCACACAGTTGAAAAAGTTCCAGAATCTCCCTGCTTCTTCTGAGGCATGTGGAAGTGAAATGTTATTTGTCACAATTTCTGGTCCTTGTGGTAGCTGCACTGAAATACACACACTTCTGTTGCTGGACGAATGGGTGGAGCCTGTTTCAATGTTCTCAAAGCTGTTATGAAAAAGGCAATATGCTGTTATGTTCGTGGGATCAGATGGCGTCTGTAGATCTCCACTCTACTAACTAGGTGACCTCGGTGTGCACTTTCTCTCTTAGGCAAGGTCCTTGCGTAGataaaggaggaaagagagagcAAAACTATGTGTACAATGCTTTGAAAAGTGCTGGGATAAGAATCAAGTAAGTAAAATGTGGCTTGGAGCAGTATGCAAATCTGTACAGCCAGGCTAGAGAccggtggggtggggtggggtgagagatgtctctgccctcccccctccccccacattctCATGGGCAAAACTGGTCTTATCAGCCATTGGCAGCACCTTGCAAAGCTTTTATCTGGCTGTAGCTCAGCGGGAATTCTGCAGACTCTCCCCTGTAGAAAACACGCTAGGAAAcagaggccaaagtggagtgGGGAACGGGTGTGCTGGCGTGCAAAGGCTTGGAACTGTTTTATGATCCTAAAGTGTAACAAATAGTTAACGATAAGATActttttaatttacattatttacagccTACCTTTCGCACGGAGACTCACGGCAGATTGCATAGAGTTAAGTCAATATGATCTGCAactgagacatccaataaacagcgCAACAGGATTTGGACTGCAGAAAATTGGAAGACGAGTAGAAGTCAGACGCAGAGCGAAAACAACGCTGAAATGCAGCAGCTGCAATTAAAcagggcagcccaatcctaaggctTGTCTCAGCACTGGCGACTGGGCACAGGCATAGGGCCGTGGTAGGGCAGAGCCAGGGCCAGGAGCCATTTGTGTGCGGGGGTTATGCTATCGTAAGTGTGAGATACGCCGGCATGACCCTTAGTCCACTTCCTGAGCACtgtcattcccctcccctccccggatgGGGCcgtaaatgatgcagaaactacctaGTAGAAACATACATCAAtagacagtatgcagtagtatagtctacagtccctattcctttaccaaaACATCTTTCTGAACGATTCCCTTGCAGTACAGCCTTCCTGTCTGCATAAacaagccctcttgaataattcagttttgcatagtttgcagaaggaCAGGAGGGTGGGAGCCCTCCTAATCTCGTCAGGTACCATTACAACTCTCaggaattaaaaataaatgtatgaaaggcaggcagaagcagcttggaaacaaacaaaaaaaccctcactgTTTTCAAAACAGAAGACAGTCCTGCCCagagcttttttggggggggaaagaggtggtggaactcagtgggttgcccccggagaaaatcattacatggctggtggccccgccccctgatctccagacagaggggagtttagattgccctctgccccaCTCGGAGGTGCGgggggccatctaagctcccctctgtctggagatcagggggcggggccaccggccatgtgaccattttcaagaggtgccggaactccgttccactgcattcctgctgaaaaaaagccctggtcctgccaAGGCTGGGAAGATGCTGACCCACAAAGCTATTCTTCATGCTCCACAAAACACACAAGGAAGTCAGACCAATTCCCAGCCACACTCTTCACAACATTCGCTtcagttattttatttacttattttcatGTTTCTCTTCCCTTTCTGCATAACGGACTCTGGGCAGGTTACTGGAGCTCATGGTTGCTTTATAACTGCTGGAAGTGGATCTCAACGTTTTCTTTGTGATGCACTTGGTTAAGGAAGAGCAAGTTTCTTGCATTAACCTCCCCCAAACAGTGTCAAAAAAAACATGGGCAGATTTTCACACACAAAGCTGGAGCTGTTTGACAGTTGAGACCGAATATTCCATACGGTAGCCCTTCCTCATACCCATTTATTAACATAGGGTCCAGTCCACGGGAAAGTtatccatattttaaaaaaggacattgcagagctggagaaaGGGCAATCAAGATGATAGGAGATTGGAACACCTTTCTTATGAGGAACAGATGgagagtctggggggggggatttagttCAAAAAAGAGataactaagagcagaaccacaagtgacaaaaggcacagattggacacttgtctgcttccctcaagttttgatgggaaatgtaggcagcttggtggaatgttggacaagtgacagttgaaaagtccattggacagcagtcagagagccaagctgcaagaccaggatgcctacatttcccatcaaaacttgagggaagctgacaagtgtcccacctgtgccttttgtcacttgtggttctgctctaaggatGGACATGATAGAGGGTTATACATTTATGCACAGGGTACAGTGACTggacagaaagaactttttctccctcttgccaaatactagaacttaaggacatccaatgaagctgatgggcagtacatTCAGGACAAACGGCAATAGTTTTTTAAACAAcatgtgattaaaatgtggaatttgctgccagaggctgTTGCGATcgccacaggcacagacagcttttaAAGGGATTAGGGTTAGGAGGACAGGTCTAtccacagtcagggctttttttcagtgggaatgtagtggaacggagttctggcacctcttagaaatggtcacatggcctgtggccccgcctcctgatctccagacagaggggagcttaggtggccctccgcgccgccgagtggtgtggagggcaatctaaactcccctctgtctgttgatcagggggtggggccaccggccatgtgaccattttagccaagggcaatttaaactttaaaaaactcccccttgttccagctgacccaaagtaacatcattgtgtggtcctgagttccaccactgagttccaccacctctttccccagaaaaaaagccctgtccacagCTACTAATCATAGTGAATAaaaagaacctccacattcacgGGCAGTTAACCTCTGAATGccggtgccaggaggcaacattaaGGGAAGGCCTCACCTTCTGTGCCCTgtggttggccctccagagtaattggttggccactgcatgaaGCAGGATACTGGAGCAGGTGGACCCTCACAGGTCTGACCCCGCGGGGCTCTTTTCAGGTTCTTCCAGTCTAACTCAGAGTGGCTTCCCATTCAGAACAGGAGCAGCCTTGAAGCTTCTTTCCATCGACCTGCAACACGGGGCACACCTGTGGACTTTGTGCTAAGATTTTATGATGTGTAGAAATGTGGGTCAGCAAATGCCAGCATCCGCAGCTGCTCCTTTTTTCACCTTTGTGGGGAAGAAAAACCAGTTGCCAAGAGGGAAGTTCTGGCTGTTTGTGGACTTCTGGCTTTTCCGGCAGGCAGGTAGCCACTCCTGAGGTGTGCGTCTCTCTTCCGACAATGAGAAACCAGCCGAGTCTGGGGCAGAGCACAGCAGATGCATGAACAGCCCCACAGGACGGCCGGTGGTCCGCTCTTCGGAGGGGCTCACCCACAGAAACGACATGGACCTCTCCTGTGTACATGCCGAGCCTCCCgatgggggctgggggtggatgATCGCTTTGGCAGCTTTCCTGCAGTCGGCCCTGGTCTTTGGGGTGATTCGCTCTTTTGGAGTCTTCTTTATGGAGTTCATGGTTTATTTCGGGGAGCCATCTACTGCCACCTCCTGGATCGCCTCTGTCACCGTGGCAGTGCTGATGTTTGCCAGTGAGTATCTGATTCAACAGCCCCTCCGAGCGCAACTCTCGGCTCCTGTAACTCCTAACCTGGACAAGCCCAGGAgagtcagatctcagaggctaagcagggtcggccttggttagtagttggaagGGGGGGGTCTCCGAAAAAGacaagggctgcagaggcaggcaatggcaaaccacctctctcgGTCTCTagtcatgaaaaccccaacagtgGCTGCCGTAAGTcaaccatgacttgagggcataaCTTCATTTCATATTCTGACATTAAGGCTGTTCAAGGAATTACTGAATTGGTGACTGAGATGCACCCTGCACATACTTGGACACTTTCTCTTTATTCTTATTTTGCATGTTCCAGTCATAAGCTGGGTGGGGCGCAACAGCAGCAGTCAAACCGGATCTCCTATCGCCCTCTCCTTCTCTGCATAGCTCTCAAAGGGGCAATAAccccctgctctgtcttttaccTTTGACTGTCCTCCTAAACCAACTTAATACATCACAACGTGAATGATAATTCACCAAAttcaatattattttttaaaacacctCTAAACCCAGCTTAGTCATTTCAGGTGGGGATGTGCTATTGGACCCGTGTGCTGTGGGAACATGCTGAAACATTTCCAGTTTGTTTGCTTCCCAAGCCAGTTTTTGCTGTGATCAAGATGTATTTTGTTCGGGGAGGAGGAGGTCTTCCTAGGGAGTTCTCCTCCTTTGCTAGGTTTCCTCCCAACCCTCTCTGGGTCCATCCAAGCAGAAAAATTTTAATCCGCTGTTTTATGGCCACCCCAACAGGTCCTTTGGCAAGTGCCCTCAGCACACAGTATGGTGAACGGCCCATGGGCGTCATCGGTGGGTTCCTTTCGGGGCTGGGTCTCTTCCTGGCCTCCTTTGCCACCAGCCTGGCTCAGCTGTACCTCTTTATTGGCCTCCTCACAGGTAAGCCAAGTCCTGTTTCAAAAAAGCCatgtcctttccccctcctgctgggactCCTATGACTTTCTGTGTAGAGTGAcaactagaatcatagaatcggaATGGCCcactaaggtcatctagtccaaccccctgcacaatgcaggaaattcacaactaccccccccccacctctagtGACCctcgctccatgcccagaagatggcaaaactagCCACCCGAGTTATTGCTTAAGGAAGGAGGAGGGTGCCCTTGCTCCAAGCCAATTACCAGCAAGGAAGGCCATCTTGGATCTGCACTCTAGCAGTTTTGCCTTGGCTTGGAGCAAGCTGGCTGCAGCGCAAGCTCAGCGTGGGACAGAGTATCCTTGCCTGAGTGACAAAATGTCTCAAACCTGCCCCGTGCACAAGAAGCAAAAACAACACCAGCAGTTCCATGCCTGAAGACCGTAACTGGAAAACGGGGACACCTCCCACTTGCAGGTAGCAATCAAAAGAACAAGGAAAGAGAATCCGTTCATTTTAAAgccagttttttccccctgtgtccTTCAGGTATTGGTGGTGCCCTCATCTTCTCCCCTTCCTTGGCCCTGGTAGCTCGCTATTTCAAGCGGCGCCGTGCCTTGGCCAACGCTTTGGTGTTCTCCGGCGCTGGCATTTCTTCATTGGCTTTCTCCCCGCTCTTCCAGTTTTTGGTGGATTCCTATGGCTGGCGTGGAGCCCTCCTGATTGTGTCCGGCATGGCCTTCAACCTGGTGGCTTGCGGGGCTCTCCTTCGGCCACTGCCCTCGGCCGGAAACGCTGCTTTGAGGACGGCTCCAGAGCAGGAGAGCCGCTGGGGCAGGCTGGCCTCTCTCTTTGGGCTGAGTTTGCTCTACCACCGACCCTTCATGATTTTCTCTGGGGCTGGAGTGCTGATTACAGCAGGGTACTTCATGCCTTTTGTACACTTGCTGCCCCATGCCAGGGAGACGGGCTTTGATGAATACCAAGCAGCCTTCCTGGTGTCTGCCGTGGGCATTGCTGATATAGCTGGACGCATCGTAGCCGGCTGGCTAGCCAACTGTGGTCCTCTCCGTCTTGTCCACCACCTCACCCTCTGGGCCCTCCTGACGGGTGTCACCTTGCTCATGGTGCCACTGGGACACAACTATGCCTTGATGGTGACCCTCAGCATCTGCTATGGGTTCCTGGCCAGCGCTATCATCCCACTGAAGTTCTCCACTCTGATGGAAATTGTGAGCACAGACCAAATAATGGGAGCGATTGGACTTATCCACTTGATGGAAAGCTTTGGAGCTTTGTCAGGGCCTCCGCTGTCAGGTAAGGAAACGAAATGTGGCACCAGGGAGAGATGTTCTAGGCGGGCCAGCAGAGTCTAGACCAATGGCAATCTAGATCAATGGCAGAACAGACTGCCAGGAGCAAGCTAGACCCGAATCCAGATGTGGGGGTGGGTGTTTTCcaacactgtttttttttcctgggccTTTGCAAGAAGTGAGACTATGAACCAGAGGATTGAGCTGAGGAGGGGAGCTGATTTCGGATATGCAGTGAGCAGAAGGTTTGGCTCTGGTGCCCAAGGAAGGGCAGAATGCTGGGTGGGGCTTGTCTTGTCTAGAGACCCGCCCACTTCAAGGGCTGCTCTTCCCTGAAGAGGGCTCTGAGGCCTGGGCACCCCCAGTCCCGCCTCCCTCGCTAGGCAGCTCCGCCCCACGTCCTGGAGATTCCCCAGTTCAAGCTCGAGCCTCCAGCAAACCCATTGGGTCTGCCTTCACACCTCGAACATCTGGTGGCTACAAAGCACAGGTTGCGCCACCCAACCCAGTCCTGCACACAAAACCCTGCCCAGACTTTAGCAGCAGGGCCTTAAGCAAACCCCTTGGGCAGCCGCCAGCCCTGAACCTTTCCGGCTCTGGCATTTTCGCAGCCCTTTGTGAGAATTGTGAATGGAGCACGGCAGATAAAAAAGAGGGGCTTTGTCACGCAGGGCCAGTTCCCTGCATTCCGTTGCCCCAGGAAAGGTTGCGCCAAAGGTTGCGGCACTGCTCCTGGTGGGGTCCGGGAGACAACATCCACCCATTCCCCCACTGCTGATGGCTGGGTGCAAGCCACGCCCCGTGCTGTCTTGGCGACTTTGCTCAGACGGCCAGCTGGAGCACCAGGAGGACCTGACTCTGCCGTAGTCAGCCCTCCACTGGCTTCAAAGCAAAAGGGGAGCTTCTCCTTCGGGTCAGAAATACCCCGCCGAAGCTTAGTCAGCATCaagaggcttgtgctgcagtggaattggttggtcttggaggtgctgctggactctttttgattttgctactacagactaacacggctaagtcctctgaacctttacagaagcaaactgatctccacatcagaaggagatgtttgcatctaccccgccccccctctcctcctctatatcagaccagtttctctttttgccctccatgcatctgacgaagagaactgtggttctcgaaagcttatgctacaataaaattggttagtcttaaaggtgctactggactctttttgattttgctactatagactaacacagctaactcctctggatctaagagtTCAGCTGATAACTCAGCAGGGTAGGAAAATGCAGGATGGGCACTGAGTGGCGCCTCAGTGTTCATGTGCATG encodes the following:
- the LOC129340385 gene encoding monocarboxylate transporter 13-like — its product is MNSPTGRPVVRSSEGLTHRNDMDLSCVHAEPPDGGWGWMIALAAFLQSALVFGVIRSFGVFFMEFMVYFGEPSTATSWIASVTVAVLMFASPLASALSTQYGERPMGVIGGFLSGLGLFLASFATSLAQLYLFIGLLTGIGGALIFSPSLALVARYFKRRRALANALVFSGAGISSLAFSPLFQFLVDSYGWRGALLIVSGMAFNLVACGALLRPLPSAGNAALRTAPEQESRWGRLASLFGLSLLYHRPFMIFSGAGVLITAGYFMPFVHLLPHARETGFDEYQAAFLVSAVGIADIAGRIVAGWLANCGPLRLVHHLTLWALLTGVTLLMVPLGHNYALMVTLSICYGFLASAIIPLKFSTLMEIVSTDQIMGAIGLIHLMESFGALSGPPLSGWIRDATGSYTASFQAAGSILIAGSLVLLALPNYLPCLPAASLKPPEDCKEEEALASSHPPSPH